One genomic window of Clostridioides sp. ES-S-0054-01 includes the following:
- the gatY gene encoding tagatose-bisphosphate aldolase subunit GatY, translating to MALVTTKQILLDAQEGHYAVGAFNVENMEMVMAVIEAAEELKSPVILQTTPSTIKYAGLDYYLANVKVASEKASVPVAMHLDHGSSFGLAMQALRVGYTSIMIDGSHESYEDNISISKSVVDACMPSDIPVEAELGKVGGKEDDLDGGDGGAYTDPLEAKEFVERTGVSSLAVAIGTAHGLYKGEPKLDLDRLSEIREAVSVPLVLHGGSGIPDEMIKESIKRGICKVNYATELRIAYSNGVKDVINSDPEVIDPKKYGKKGLDSVKEFVKSRMEVCGCVGKAIGKVEC from the coding sequence ATGGCATTAGTGACAACTAAACAAATATTATTAGATGCACAAGAAGGGCATTATGCAGTAGGAGCATTTAATGTTGAAAATATGGAGATGGTTATGGCAGTAATAGAGGCTGCTGAAGAACTTAAATCACCTGTAATACTACAAACAACACCTTCAACAATAAAGTATGCAGGATTAGATTATTATTTAGCAAATGTAAAGGTAGCATCAGAGAAGGCAAGTGTTCCTGTAGCAATGCACTTAGACCATGGTTCAAGTTTTGGACTAGCTATGCAGGCACTTAGAGTCGGGTATACTTCTATTATGATTGATGGTTCTCATGAAAGTTACGAAGATAATATTTCAATATCTAAATCTGTTGTAGACGCATGTATGCCTTCAGATATACCTGTTGAAGCTGAATTAGGTAAAGTTGGAGGAAAGGAAGATGACTTAGATGGTGGAGATGGTGGAGCATACACAGACCCATTAGAAGCAAAAGAATTTGTAGAGAGAACCGGAGTATCATCTTTAGCAGTAGCAATAGGTACAGCACATGGGCTATATAAGGGAGAGCCAAAGCTTGATTTAGATAGATTATCTGAAATTAGAGAGGCTGTATCAGTTCCATTAGTATTACATGGTGGGTCTGGGATACCAGACGAGATGATTAAGGAATCTATAAAAAGAGGGATTTGTAAGGTTAATTATGCAACAGAGTTAAGGATTGCTTATAGTAATGGGGTTAAGGATGTGATTAATTCTGACCCAGAAGTAATTGACCCTAAGAAATATGGTAAAAAAGGTTTAGATTCAGTTAAAGAGTTTGTTAAGAGTAGAATGGAAGTTTGTGGATGTGTAGGAAAAGCAATAGGGAAAGTGGAGTGTTGA
- a CDS encoding PTS fructose transporter subunit IIABC, giving the protein MGKKMILGVTGCPTGIAHTFMAEKALKNSAKELGCDIKVETNGAIGVENKLTAKDIEMADAIIVACDKNVDMDRFNGKPVIEVPVKEGIHKANELIQRCIDGKVPIRKGSSSSSKVAEEGNLSFGQKLYKDLMNGVSHMLPLVVAGGVLTAISFLWGIYSFDPNSEQYNQIAATLKSVGGYSMNLMVPVLAAFIAQSISGRPGMLAGLVGGMISFDTGSGFLGGIIAGFLAGYLVKLFVHVLRKLPRQLEGLKSIFIIPIVSVGIVGVAMLLLGGPCSALNNAMMNFLSGLQNSSPIILGIVIGCMSAFDMGGPVNKAAYVTGTMLLGQGNYLFMAGVSAACITPPLVIAIASTLFKNRFTEEDRAAGLINYILGSTHITEGAIPFAAKNPLKVLPVLMIGSSISAILTYIMKIEVPAPHGGFLVLGLVNKPLLWVGCILVGSLIGAVLYMMVTPKVVDNKATTENTTKIKNEDEHKSTDKITTLENVSNDMSLYSEETVVLDIKGKNKADVIDEMVEILEKSGVLSDKNKFKEEIYKREEISSTGFGMGIAIPHAKTDAVKIPRVAVGVSKEGFDFESEDGNLVHIIFMIAATDNGDNLHLKTLSQLSSKLMNEEFLNELLNSKTSREIVSKLNNEEIKSI; this is encoded by the coding sequence ATGGGAAAGAAGATGATTCTAGGGGTAACAGGTTGTCCAACTGGAATAGCTCATACTTTTATGGCAGAAAAAGCATTAAAAAATTCAGCTAAAGAATTAGGCTGTGATATAAAAGTTGAAACGAATGGAGCCATAGGTGTAGAAAATAAGTTAACAGCAAAAGATATTGAAATGGCAGACGCAATAATAGTTGCTTGTGATAAAAACGTTGATATGGACAGATTCAATGGAAAGCCAGTAATAGAAGTGCCTGTTAAAGAAGGTATACATAAAGCTAATGAACTTATACAAAGGTGTATTGATGGAAAGGTACCTATTAGAAAGGGAAGTTCATCAAGTAGTAAAGTTGCAGAGGAAGGAAATTTATCATTTGGTCAAAAGTTATATAAAGACTTAATGAATGGTGTATCTCACATGTTGCCTTTAGTAGTAGCAGGTGGAGTACTTACTGCCATATCATTTTTATGGGGGATTTATTCATTTGACCCAAATTCAGAACAGTATAATCAAATAGCAGCTACATTAAAATCTGTTGGTGGATATTCTATGAATTTGATGGTTCCTGTATTGGCAGCATTTATAGCTCAATCTATATCAGGAAGACCTGGTATGTTAGCAGGTCTTGTTGGAGGAATGATATCCTTTGACACAGGTTCGGGCTTTTTAGGTGGAATTATAGCAGGATTTTTAGCAGGTTACTTAGTTAAATTATTTGTGCATGTATTAAGAAAATTACCAAGACAGTTAGAAGGGCTAAAATCGATTTTTATAATTCCTATAGTCAGTGTAGGTATTGTTGGTGTAGCCATGCTATTGCTTGGAGGACCATGCTCAGCACTTAACAATGCTATGATGAACTTTCTTTCAGGATTACAAAATTCAAGCCCTATAATCTTAGGAATAGTAATAGGATGTATGTCAGCATTTGATATGGGAGGTCCAGTAAATAAAGCAGCATATGTAACTGGAACTATGCTTTTAGGACAGGGGAACTATTTATTTATGGCAGGTGTATCGGCAGCTTGTATAACACCACCCCTAGTAATAGCAATAGCATCTACTTTATTTAAAAACAGATTCACAGAAGAAGATAGAGCAGCAGGATTAATTAACTATATACTAGGTAGTACACATATAACAGAAGGAGCAATACCTTTTGCGGCAAAGAATCCATTAAAAGTGTTGCCAGTACTTATGATTGGTTCATCAATATCAGCAATTTTAACTTATATAATGAAAATAGAAGTACCAGCTCCACATGGAGGATTTTTGGTTCTAGGATTAGTAAATAAGCCACTTTTATGGGTAGGATGTATATTGGTAGGTTCATTAATAGGTGCTGTACTTTATATGATGGTTACACCTAAAGTAGTAGATAACAAAGCTACTACAGAAAATACAACTAAAATTAAAAATGAGGATGAGCATAAAAGCACAGATAAAATTACAACATTGGAAAACGTATCTAATGATATGTCTTTATATAGCGAAGAAACAGTAGTTTTAGATATTAAGGGAAAAAACAAAGCAGATGTAATTGATGAAATGGTTGAAATACTTGAAAAATCAGGTGTTCTTTCAGATAAAAATAAGTTTAAGGAAGAAATTTATAAGAGAGAAGAAATATCGTCTACAGGTTTTGGCATGGGGATAGCAATACCACATGCAAAAACAGATGCAGTAAAAATACCACGTGTAGCAGTGGGTGTATCAAAAGAAGGATTTGACTTTGAATCAGAAGATGGAAATCTAGTACACATTATATTTATGATAGCAGCTACGGACAATGGTGATAATTTACACCTAAAGACATTATCTCAATTATCTTCAAAGTTAATGAATGAAGAGTTTTTAAATGAATTATTAAATAGCAAGACAAGTAGAGAAATAGTATCAAAATTAAATAATGAAGAAATCAAATCAATATAA
- a CDS encoding 1-phosphofructokinase family hexose kinase, with protein MIYTLTTNPAIDMNISTNGIKRKLVNRTSNAVYSPNGKGLNVTFVLGHYGIESKILGFFGGFSGKYIVEESEKRGFDVLPTWVEDTTRINIFLNDGSDEFKFVNSGSYVNEKQKLDMLEKIESLEDISYLSISGSLPPGIDDSYYEDIFKICKNKSIKTILDISSPKLKELLQYNPYLIKPNDEEIKDIFGIIVRDEEDIKDVLKLLHLKGAQNILLTLGEKGSYFYNGKSIYYASAQPVTVVSSACAGDSALAAFLSIWLENPEDIEYALKRSAATGASVAESNGIGNLENVEDYIKNIRVRKVV; from the coding sequence ATGATATATACATTAACTACGAATCCAGCAATAGATATGAATATATCTACTAATGGTATAAAGAGGAAATTGGTAAATCGTACATCAAATGCTGTATATTCTCCTAATGGAAAGGGATTAAATGTAACATTTGTACTAGGTCATTATGGTATAGAATCTAAGATATTAGGATTCTTTGGAGGATTTTCAGGAAAATATATAGTTGAAGAAAGTGAAAAGAGAGGATTTGATGTATTGCCTACCTGGGTAGAAGATACAACTCGTATAAATATATTTTTAAACGATGGAAGTGATGAGTTTAAATTTGTAAACTCTGGGTCGTATGTAAACGAAAAACAAAAACTAGATATGCTAGAGAAGATAGAGTCTTTAGAAGATATAAGCTATTTATCAATAAGTGGAAGTTTACCGCCTGGTATTGATGATAGTTACTATGAAGATATATTTAAGATTTGTAAAAATAAAAGTATAAAGACAATACTCGATATAAGTTCACCAAAATTAAAGGAGTTGTTACAGTATAACCCATATTTAATAAAGCCAAATGATGAAGAAATCAAAGATATATTTGGAATTATTGTAAGAGATGAAGAAGATATTAAGGATGTACTTAAACTACTGCATTTAAAAGGTGCTCAAAATATACTGCTAACTTTAGGAGAAAAGGGTTCTTATTTTTACAATGGAAAATCAATTTATTATGCTAGTGCTCAGCCAGTTACAGTAGTCAGCTCTGCATGTGCTGGAGATTCTGCATTAGCTGCTTTTCTAAGTATATGGTTGGAAAATCCAGAAGATATTGAATATGCGTTAAAAAGGTCGGCAGCAACAGGAGCAAGTGTGGCTGAAAGTAATGGTATAGGTAATTTAGAGAATGTGGAAGATTATATAAAAAATATAAGAGTCAGAAAGGTGGTATAA
- a CDS encoding MurR/RpiR family transcriptional regulator, with the protein MIIELNKSNSENLTKTELEIIKFINENESILPELSIVEIAHETYSSPATVSRAIRKCGLNGFNELRYRLTVKDENDDIQNMGDIINKSFIEAQRVIEQISLTTLINIIKTINKSSKIYILARGLTEYVAKEFSLKLQLLDFNIVFINDPNIMKIKSKSIKKDELIIIFSLNGNTIELVESAQNANLVGAKVITCCCSESAKLIKYSDLYIVGYKHEHISISEYEVSSRLPLYIISRIIIDYMVRYNNSEN; encoded by the coding sequence ATGATAATTGAGCTAAATAAAAGTAATTCTGAAAATCTAACGAAGACGGAACTTGAAATAATTAAATTTATAAATGAAAATGAATCAATATTACCAGAATTATCTATAGTAGAGATTGCTCATGAAACATATTCATCTCCAGCAACCGTTTCAAGAGCAATTAGAAAATGTGGTTTAAATGGATTCAATGAACTTAGGTATAGATTAACAGTAAAAGATGAAAATGATGATATACAAAATATGGGGGATATAATAAATAAATCCTTTATAGAAGCACAGAGAGTTATAGAACAAATATCTTTAACTACACTAATCAATATAATAAAAACTATAAATAAATCTAGTAAGATATATATTTTAGCAAGAGGGCTTACTGAATATGTAGCAAAAGAGTTTAGTCTTAAATTGCAATTACTTGATTTTAATATTGTTTTTATAAATGACCCCAACATAATGAAAATAAAATCTAAATCAATAAAAAAAGACGAACTTATAATTATATTTTCATTGAATGGAAATACCATAGAGCTTGTAGAATCAGCACAGAATGCCAATTTAGTTGGAGCTAAAGTTATAACTTGCTGTTGTAGTGAAAGTGCAAAACTTATAAAGTATTCGGATTTATATATTGTAGGATACAAACATGAACATATATCAATTTCTGAATATGAAGTATCCTCCAGATTGCCCTTGTATATTATATCTAGGATAATTATAGATTATATGGTCAGATATAATAATTCTGAAAATTAA
- a CDS encoding glycoside hydrolase family 1 protein produces the protein MIKLSKFPKDFLWGGAVAANQLEGAWNEGGKGWCLADVHIYDKDRDISKHYESDMTIEKIKFAMKDNNGHYPKRSGIDFYHTYKEDLKLLKELGLKCFRFSINWARIFPNGDDLEPNEEGLKFYDNLINEVIDNGMEPIVTLLHYETPLNLVLKYKGWSNRKVVDFFVRYAELILNRYKDKVKYWIVINQINLIYHESFNSVAFCVDQVDDVEEAKYQAIHHQFIATALTKKLGKEINSDMMIGMMMADCTSYPEDCDPENVVFALKRNRIQYFFTDVSFRGEYPAYIKRFFKENNINIVMKEGDEEVLKENTMDFLALSYYYSTTVSASKNTMNPIDNIKNPYLKANPWGWAIDPKGLYNTLSQYYDRYQKPIMIAENGFGMHDKFEDGKVHDNYRIDYLGKHIEQIGEAIADGTEILAYCMWSPIDIVSCSSQEMEKRYGFIYVDIDNNGNGSKERYKKDSFYWYKNVIRTNGEELKEKVDSF, from the coding sequence GTGATTAAATTGAGTAAGTTTCCTAAAGATTTTTTATGGGGTGGAGCTGTAGCAGCTAACCAATTAGAAGGTGCCTGGAATGAAGGTGGAAAAGGGTGGTGCTTAGCTGATGTACATATATATGATAAAGATAGAGATATATCTAAACATTATGAGTCTGATATGACTATAGAAAAAATAAAGTTTGCTATGAAAGATAACAATGGGCATTATCCTAAGCGTAGTGGAATAGACTTTTATCATACATACAAAGAAGATTTAAAGCTTTTAAAAGAACTAGGGTTAAAGTGTTTTAGATTTTCAATAAACTGGGCTAGAATATTTCCAAATGGAGATGATTTAGAGCCTAATGAAGAGGGGTTAAAGTTTTATGATAATCTTATAAATGAAGTAATAGATAATGGTATGGAACCTATTGTAACACTACTTCATTATGAGACTCCTTTAAATTTAGTATTAAAATATAAAGGATGGTCTAATAGAAAAGTAGTAGATTTCTTTGTTAGATATGCAGAATTAATATTAAATAGATACAAAGATAAAGTCAAATACTGGATAGTTATAAACCAAATAAATCTAATATACCATGAGTCATTTAATTCAGTTGCATTTTGTGTAGACCAGGTAGATGATGTAGAAGAGGCTAAATATCAAGCTATTCATCATCAATTCATAGCTACAGCTTTAACCAAGAAGCTTGGAAAAGAAATAAATTCAGATATGATGATAGGTATGATGATGGCAGATTGTACATCCTATCCAGAAGACTGTGACCCTGAAAATGTAGTATTTGCTTTAAAAAGAAATAGGATACAATATTTCTTCACTGATGTAAGTTTTAGAGGGGAATATCCAGCTTATATTAAGAGGTTTTTCAAAGAAAATAATATAAATATAGTTATGAAGGAAGGGGATGAAGAGGTATTAAAAGAAAATACTATGGATTTTCTAGCTCTATCATATTATTATTCTACAACAGTTTCAGCAAGTAAAAATACTATGAATCCAATTGATAATATAAAAAATCCATACTTAAAAGCAAATCCGTGGGGATGGGCAATTGACCCAAAAGGGTTATATAATACTTTATCTCAATACTATGATAGATATCAAAAGCCAATAATGATAGCTGAAAATGGATTTGGAATGCATGATAAATTTGAAGATGGAAAAGTCCATGACAATTATAGAATAGATTATTTAGGAAAACATATAGAGCAAATAGGTGAAGCTATAGCTGATGGAACGGAAATATTAGCTTATTGTATGTGGTCGCCAATAGATATAGTAAGTTGTTCATCTCAAGAAATGGAAAAGAGATATGGATTTATATATGTAGATATAGATAATAATGGAAATGGAAGCAAAGAACGTTACAAAAAAGATAGTTTTTATTGGTATAAAAATGTAATAAGAACTAATGGAGAAGAATTAAAAGAAAAAGTAGATAGTTTTTAA
- a CDS encoding PTS lactose/cellobiose transporter subunit IIA, whose translation MTIEEHIIDEELVEVAMQIILRAGEARTEIKQALSDLEKFDYKNADLKLAKAKEFMTEAHRAQTNIIQGEASGEKRTHSLLFAHAQDTLMTIFSELNITMSLVGIVKSIEYKVNNLNNK comes from the coding sequence ATGACAATTGAAGAACATATAATAGATGAAGAGTTAGTAGAAGTAGCAATGCAAATAATACTTCGTGCAGGTGAGGCTAGAACAGAAATTAAACAAGCTCTTAGTGATTTAGAAAAGTTTGATTATAAAAATGCTGATTTAAAACTAGCTAAAGCAAAAGAGTTTATGACAGAAGCACATAGAGCTCAAACTAATATCATACAAGGTGAAGCTAGTGGAGAAAAAAGAACTCATTCCCTGTTATTTGCACATGCTCAAGATACTCTTATGACAATATTCAGCGAATTAAATATAACTATGTCTTTAGTAGGAATAGTAAAGTCTATAGAATATAAGGTAAATAATTTAAATAATAAATAG
- a CDS encoding PTS sugar transporter subunit IIC has product MGRVFMNKFIDLLSEKFTPVVNKITKNIWVQSVQSTIMKVLPMVFVGSLVTIVSVLKNYISFLPDLSPINQYTFGLLGLFIAFLLPMEIMKNKKFESMSVVAGLAGAGLMLMMIRPEITEQGALFNFNRFGGEGMLVALVAGLFSGLIMSLFGSFSFFGEDSALPDFVSKWFDSMLPIAVIMFIGWGLIYGLNFDVFEIIVRIFKPVSDIAQTLPGFVLLNFLVVFIYSLGISGWVLSPITYAIQLSAIAANAAAVASGGVATNIYTYEVIQTGWITLGGWGATLPLVLMMCISKASRIKAIGRACVVPSIMNINEPVMFGAPVAWNPFLMLPMWIGTIVISITTYLSMSMGFVTIPSKVFNLWYVPFGISTFMVNQDVRGLIVLAINIVLLFMIWYPFFKAYEKEELKLESQEA; this is encoded by the coding sequence ATGGGGAGAGTGTTTATGAATAAATTTATAGATTTGTTAAGTGAAAAATTTACTCCTGTTGTAAATAAGATAACTAAGAATATATGGGTACAATCGGTTCAATCAACTATAATGAAAGTTTTACCTATGGTATTTGTAGGTTCTTTAGTAACTATAGTTTCTGTCTTGAAAAATTACATAAGTTTTTTGCCTGATTTAAGCCCAATAAATCAATATACATTTGGGCTTTTAGGATTATTTATAGCATTTTTATTGCCTATGGAAATAATGAAGAATAAGAAATTTGAAAGTATGAGTGTAGTTGCAGGTCTTGCAGGAGCAGGATTGATGCTAATGATGATTCGACCAGAGATTACAGAACAGGGTGCTTTATTTAACTTCAATAGATTCGGAGGAGAAGGGATGCTTGTGGCACTAGTTGCAGGATTATTCTCTGGATTAATAATGTCTTTATTTGGTTCTTTTTCATTTTTCGGCGAAGATTCAGCACTTCCGGATTTTGTAAGTAAATGGTTTGACAGTATGTTACCTATAGCAGTGATAATGTTTATAGGTTGGGGATTAATTTATGGGCTTAACTTTGATGTGTTTGAAATAATAGTTAGAATATTTAAACCAGTATCAGATATAGCACAGACATTACCTGGATTTGTACTCTTAAACTTCTTAGTAGTATTTATATATTCCTTAGGTATAAGTGGATGGGTACTATCCCCGATAACTTATGCAATTCAGCTTAGTGCAATTGCAGCCAATGCAGCAGCTGTAGCATCAGGTGGTGTGGCAACTAATATATATACTTATGAAGTTATTCAAACAGGTTGGATAACTTTAGGGGGATGGGGAGCAACATTACCATTAGTATTAATGATGTGTATATCCAAAGCTAGTAGAATAAAAGCAATAGGAAGAGCATGTGTCGTTCCTTCAATAATGAACATAAATGAACCAGTAATGTTTGGAGCTCCAGTAGCATGGAACCCATTTTTAATGTTGCCTATGTGGATAGGTACAATAGTAATATCAATAACTACTTATTTATCAATGAGTATGGGATTTGTTACAATTCCAAGTAAGGTGTTTAATTTATGGTATGTTCCTTTTGGTATATCTACTTTTATGGTAAATCAAGATGTTAGAGGTCTTATTGTTTTAGCAATAAACATAGTATTACTATTTATGATATGGTATCCATTTTTTAAAGCTTATGAAAAAGAAGAACTAAAATTAGAGAGTCAAGAAGCTTAA
- a CDS encoding PTS sugar transporter subunit IIB, translated as MKNIRVLLACGSGASTGFMATSMRKSAKKKGIEADIKARSESEIDKYLPEIDCLLLGPHLDYMKEEIQQKANEYNVPVACISKTAYGRLDGAKALEEALELISNK; from the coding sequence ATGAAAAATATAAGAGTATTGTTGGCGTGTGGTTCAGGAGCAAGTACAGGTTTTATGGCAACTAGTATGAGAAAGAGTGCAAAGAAAAAGGGTATAGAAGCAGATATAAAAGCTAGAAGTGAGTCGGAGATAGATAAGTATTTACCAGAAATAGATTGTTTATTATTAGGTCCGCACTTAGATTATATGAAGGAAGAAATTCAACAAAAAGCTAATGAATATAATGTGCCAGTAGCATGTATATCTAAAACTGCATATGGAAGACTAGATGGGGCGAAGGCTTTAGAAGAAGCATTAGAGTTAATATCAAACAAATAA
- a CDS encoding transcription antiterminator has protein sequence MKTSKKELFLNFIKTQHDWIDSSTLANYLNVSTRSIRKYVNEINSTGEFILSSKKGYKVNLNNNCQTKIDSSENTSPDNRLNLILKELIVNSNGINMFDLSEELFVSSATIESDIVKANKFIGSYNLKIKQSRFLLKLVGNESAKRKLMSSIIFKETGSDFLSLFDVQKIYQEYNLTKLKENIIHILKKYNLFINEYAINNILLHLMITIDRIKKNNYIEPVEVVNYIDNNIDVNIAKDISNFLESEYNITLTSTELYYLVFQLTNKTTVLNYHKMDTKSLSNYINEHFVNLTKKIIKNVYDLYFIDLSDDEFVVKFTLHVKNLISRAKNNQVLRNQIPQKLKDSYPLIYDISVYICNQIQILENIEIDEDEISYISLHVGSFFDRQKLLEDKVLCALITPNYYDLQLRIVRDLEKRFNESIEVIQIFSDIHNLDFDSKVDMVITTLPISNRCPIPFVYINPYPNRKDYDNIQSKFIQIKDRKNILTVQNHLEMYFSESLFMKNIYLDSAKDYIKFMGNILYENKYVKTTYVDDVLIRENMSSTAFNNNVAIPHSMKMDALKTGVCLIVNDKPVKWGREKVQIIAMIPINEKEKEKFNYIFESFIEILSEWNNVKELTKADSYSSFMNRIAYLIQNI, from the coding sequence ATGAAAACATCTAAAAAAGAGCTATTTTTAAATTTCATAAAAACGCAACATGATTGGATAGATTCATCCACATTAGCTAATTACCTTAATGTATCAACACGTTCGATTAGAAAATATGTAAACGAAATTAATTCTACTGGTGAATTTATACTGTCCTCTAAAAAAGGATACAAAGTTAACCTTAATAATAATTGTCAAACTAAAATTGATAGTTCAGAAAATACATCACCTGATAATAGGTTAAATTTAATTTTAAAAGAACTTATAGTTAACAGTAATGGAATTAATATGTTTGATTTAAGTGAAGAATTATTCGTTAGTTCAGCTACCATTGAAAGTGACATAGTCAAAGCCAATAAATTTATAGGAAGTTATAATTTAAAAATAAAACAATCTAGATTTTTATTGAAACTAGTTGGAAATGAGTCTGCAAAGCGTAAATTAATGAGCTCTATAATATTTAAAGAAACAGGAAGTGATTTTTTAAGCTTATTTGATGTACAAAAAATATATCAAGAGTATAATTTAACTAAACTAAAAGAAAATATAATACATATATTAAAAAAATACAATTTATTTATAAATGAGTATGCTATAAATAACATACTTCTTCATTTAATGATAACTATAGATAGAATAAAAAAGAATAACTACATAGAGCCTGTTGAAGTAGTAAACTATATAGACAATAATATAGATGTAAATATTGCAAAAGATATATCAAATTTTTTAGAATCAGAGTACAACATAACTTTAACTAGTACAGAATTATACTATTTAGTATTTCAGTTAACAAACAAAACCACAGTTTTAAACTATCATAAAATGGATACTAAGTCTTTGTCAAATTATATAAACGAACATTTTGTTAATCTAACTAAAAAAATAATTAAAAATGTATATGATTTATACTTTATAGATTTATCTGATGATGAATTTGTTGTAAAATTTACTCTTCACGTAAAAAACTTAATCAGTAGGGCTAAGAATAATCAAGTTTTGAGAAATCAAATACCTCAGAAGTTGAAAGATTCCTATCCTCTGATATACGACATATCTGTTTATATTTGTAATCAGATTCAAATTTTAGAAAATATAGAGATAGATGAAGATGAAATATCGTATATATCTCTCCATGTAGGCTCATTCTTTGATAGACAAAAACTACTAGAAGATAAAGTTCTTTGTGCATTAATTACTCCAAATTACTATGATTTACAACTAAGAATAGTAAGAGACCTTGAAAAAAGATTTAATGAATCTATAGAAGTTATTCAAATTTTTTCAGATATTCATAATCTAGACTTTGATAGCAAAGTAGACATGGTCATCACTACCTTACCAATTAGTAATAGATGCCCCATACCTTTTGTCTATATAAATCCTTATCCAAATAGAAAAGATTATGATAATATCCAAAGTAAATTTATTCAAATTAAAGATAGAAAAAACATACTTACTGTACAAAACCATTTAGAAATGTACTTCAGTGAGTCTTTATTTATGAAAAATATATATTTAGATAGTGCTAAAGATTATATAAAATTTATGGGAAATATTCTATACGAAAATAAATATGTTAAAACTACTTATGTAGATGATGTTCTTATAAGGGAAAACATGTCTTCAACTGCTTTTAATAACAACGTAGCAATTCCTCATAGCATGAAAATGGATGCTTTAAAAACTGGTGTCTGTTTAATTGTCAACGATAAACCAGTTAAATGGGGTAGGGAAAAAGTACAAATTATAGCCATGATACCCATAAATGAAAAAGAAAAAGAAAAATTCAATTACATATTCGAAAGCTTTATTGAAATACTATCTGAGTGGAATAATGTTAAAGAACTTACTAAGGCAGATAGCTATAGTAGTTTTATGAATAGAATAGCTTATCTTATTCAGAATATCTAA